Proteins from one Esox lucius isolate fEsoLuc1 chromosome 19, fEsoLuc1.pri, whole genome shotgun sequence genomic window:
- the tph1a gene encoding tryptophan 5-hydroxylase 1a isoform X2, whose protein sequence is MQRFLMTGGQRQLVSRVLSSILVEGNMMNKSTFTKIEENRPEKENAASEKGRAAIVFSLKNEVGGLVKALKLFQENHVNLVHIESRKSKRRNSEFEIFVDCDSSHEQLNEIIQLLRKHVNVVEMDPPDNSCRPIPEEDIENVPWFPKKISDLDRCANRVLMYGSDLDADHPGFKDNVYRRRRKHFADLAMNYRHGDPIPRIEFTEEEVATWGVVYRELNKLYPTHACREYLKNLPLLAKHCECREDNIPQLEDVSRFLRERTGFTIRPVAGYLSPRDFLAGLAFRVFHCTQYVRHSSDPLYTPEPDTCHELLGHVPLLAEPSFAQFSQEIGLASLGASDESIQTLATCYFFTVEFGLCKQEGKLRAYGAGLLSSISELKHALSGNAIIKPFDPKVTCKQECIITTFQDVYFVSDSFEEAKVKMREFAKTIKRPFTVRYNPYTQSVDVLKDTPSINSVVEELRHELDIVGDALNRLNKHLGV, encoded by the exons ATGCAACGGTTTCTGATGACTGGGGGCCAACGACAACTGGTTTCCCGCGTTCTCTCGTCCATTCTCGTTGAGGGAAATATG ATGAACAAATCAACCTTCACAAAGATAGAAGAAAACAGACCAGAAAAAGAGAACGCTGCGTCAGAGAAGGGGCGAGCTGCGATCGTCTTTTCACTCAAGAATGAAGTTGGGGGACTGGTGAAGGCGCTGAAACTTTTCCAG GAAAACCACGTCAACCTTGTACATATTGAATCAAGGAAATCAAAAAGGCGCAACTCAGAATTCGAGATCTTCGTTGACTGTGACAGCAGTCACGAGCAGCTGAACGAGATCATTCAACTGCTACGGAAGCACGTGAACGTTGTGGAAATGGACCCTCCTGACAACTCCTGCAGGCCAATACCGGAAGAAG atatAGAAAATGTGCCCTGGTTCCCGAAGAAGATCTCAGATTTGGACAGGTGTGCCAACCGAGTACTGATGTATGGATCAGACCTGGATGCAGACCATCCA GGTTTCAAGGATAATGTCTACAGAAGAAGGAGAAAGCATTTTGCTGATCTCGCTATGAACTACAGACA CGGGGACCCCATACCGCGTATAGAGTtcacagaggaggaggtggcgaCGTGGGGGGTGGTGTACCGGGAGCTGAACAAGCTGTACCCAACCCACGCCTGCAGGGAGTACCTGAAGAACCTGCCTCTGCTGGCCAAACACTGTGAATGCAGAGAGGACAATATACCACAACTGGAGGACGTGTCACGCTTCCTTAGAG AGCGTACAGGCTTCACCATCCGACCTGTGGCAGGTTATCTCTCCCCAAGAGACTTCCTGGCTGGTCTGGCCTTCCGTGTGTTCCACTGTACCCAATATGTCCGCCACAGCTCTGACCCCCTCTACACACCTGAACC AGACACATGTCACGAGTTGCTGGGTCACGTCCCGCTGTTGGCTGAGCCCAGCTTCGCCCAGTTCTCCCAGGAGATTGGCCTGGCTTCGCTGGGCGCTTCGGATGAGTCCATACAGACCCTGGCCACT tgttatttCTTCACGGTGGAGTTTGGGCTGTGTAAACAGGAGGGGAAGCTGAGAGCATATGGAGCAGGATTGCTCTCCTCCATCAGTGAACTCAAG CATGCTCTGTCTGGTAATGCCATCATCAAACCCTTTGACCCCAAGGTGACATGTAAACAGGAGTGCATCATCACAACCTTTCAGGATGTCTACTTTGTGTCAGACAGCTTTGAGGAGGCCAAAGTCAAGATGAG GGAGTTTGCCAAGACGATCAAGCGTCCGTTCACGGTGCGCTACAACCCCTACACCCAGAGTGTGGACGTCCTGAAGGACACTCCCAGTATCaacagtgtggtggaggagtTGAGGCACGAGCTGGACATCGTGGGCGACGCCCTCAACCGGCTTAACAAGCACCTGGGAGTCTGA
- the tph1a gene encoding tryptophan 5-hydroxylase 1a isoform X1 — translation MYSKKIEGPRRGRSFDSMNIAFEEKQLNNEMNKSTFTKIEENRPEKENAASEKGRAAIVFSLKNEVGGLVKALKLFQENHVNLVHIESRKSKRRNSEFEIFVDCDSSHEQLNEIIQLLRKHVNVVEMDPPDNSCRPIPEEDIENVPWFPKKISDLDRCANRVLMYGSDLDADHPGFKDNVYRRRRKHFADLAMNYRHGDPIPRIEFTEEEVATWGVVYRELNKLYPTHACREYLKNLPLLAKHCECREDNIPQLEDVSRFLRERTGFTIRPVAGYLSPRDFLAGLAFRVFHCTQYVRHSSDPLYTPEPDTCHELLGHVPLLAEPSFAQFSQEIGLASLGASDESIQTLATCYFFTVEFGLCKQEGKLRAYGAGLLSSISELKHALSGNAIIKPFDPKVTCKQECIITTFQDVYFVSDSFEEAKVKMREFAKTIKRPFTVRYNPYTQSVDVLKDTPSINSVVEELRHELDIVGDALNRLNKHLGV, via the exons ATgtattccaaaaaaattgaaggACCGCGCCGAGGAAGGTCTTTTGATTCCATGAACATAGCATTTGAAGAGAAACAACTGAACAATGAG ATGAACAAATCAACCTTCACAAAGATAGAAGAAAACAGACCAGAAAAAGAGAACGCTGCGTCAGAGAAGGGGCGAGCTGCGATCGTCTTTTCACTCAAGAATGAAGTTGGGGGACTGGTGAAGGCGCTGAAACTTTTCCAG GAAAACCACGTCAACCTTGTACATATTGAATCAAGGAAATCAAAAAGGCGCAACTCAGAATTCGAGATCTTCGTTGACTGTGACAGCAGTCACGAGCAGCTGAACGAGATCATTCAACTGCTACGGAAGCACGTGAACGTTGTGGAAATGGACCCTCCTGACAACTCCTGCAGGCCAATACCGGAAGAAG atatAGAAAATGTGCCCTGGTTCCCGAAGAAGATCTCAGATTTGGACAGGTGTGCCAACCGAGTACTGATGTATGGATCAGACCTGGATGCAGACCATCCA GGTTTCAAGGATAATGTCTACAGAAGAAGGAGAAAGCATTTTGCTGATCTCGCTATGAACTACAGACA CGGGGACCCCATACCGCGTATAGAGTtcacagaggaggaggtggcgaCGTGGGGGGTGGTGTACCGGGAGCTGAACAAGCTGTACCCAACCCACGCCTGCAGGGAGTACCTGAAGAACCTGCCTCTGCTGGCCAAACACTGTGAATGCAGAGAGGACAATATACCACAACTGGAGGACGTGTCACGCTTCCTTAGAG AGCGTACAGGCTTCACCATCCGACCTGTGGCAGGTTATCTCTCCCCAAGAGACTTCCTGGCTGGTCTGGCCTTCCGTGTGTTCCACTGTACCCAATATGTCCGCCACAGCTCTGACCCCCTCTACACACCTGAACC AGACACATGTCACGAGTTGCTGGGTCACGTCCCGCTGTTGGCTGAGCCCAGCTTCGCCCAGTTCTCCCAGGAGATTGGCCTGGCTTCGCTGGGCGCTTCGGATGAGTCCATACAGACCCTGGCCACT tgttatttCTTCACGGTGGAGTTTGGGCTGTGTAAACAGGAGGGGAAGCTGAGAGCATATGGAGCAGGATTGCTCTCCTCCATCAGTGAACTCAAG CATGCTCTGTCTGGTAATGCCATCATCAAACCCTTTGACCCCAAGGTGACATGTAAACAGGAGTGCATCATCACAACCTTTCAGGATGTCTACTTTGTGTCAGACAGCTTTGAGGAGGCCAAAGTCAAGATGAG GGAGTTTGCCAAGACGATCAAGCGTCCGTTCACGGTGCGCTACAACCCCTACACCCAGAGTGTGGACGTCCTGAAGGACACTCCCAGTATCaacagtgtggtggaggagtTGAGGCACGAGCTGGACATCGTGGGCGACGCCCTCAACCGGCTTAACAAGCACCTGGGAGTCTGA